The following are from one region of the Mesorhizobium sp. B4-1-4 genome:
- a CDS encoding fumarylacetoacetate hydrolase family protein, translating into MKLLRYGEVGSERPGLLDADGTIRDLSAHVADIAGTTLHPASLEMLSKLDPKSLSAVSGKPRLGACVAGTGKFICIGLNYSDHAAETGAKVPPEPIIFMKASSAIVGPDDDVLIPRGSEKTDWEVELGVVIGKTAKYVSEADALDYVAGYCVAHDVSERAFQAERQGQWTKGKSCDTFGPTGPWLVTKDEVSDPQNLKMWLTVNGKTMQDGSTRTMVYGVKYLVSYLSQFMSLHPGDIISTGTPPGVGLGMKPPVFLKAGDVVELGIEGLGQQKQTFKADVSA; encoded by the coding sequence ATGAAACTGCTGCGCTATGGCGAGGTGGGGAGCGAACGTCCCGGCCTGCTTGATGCGGATGGAACGATCCGCGATCTCTCCGCCCATGTCGCCGACATTGCCGGCACCACGCTTCATCCGGCCTCGCTGGAGATGCTGTCCAAGCTCGATCCGAAGTCGCTGTCGGCGGTTTCCGGCAAGCCGCGGCTCGGCGCCTGTGTGGCCGGCACCGGCAAGTTCATCTGCATCGGCCTCAACTACTCCGACCACGCCGCCGAAACCGGCGCCAAAGTGCCGCCGGAGCCGATCATCTTCATGAAGGCAAGCTCGGCCATCGTCGGACCGGATGACGACGTGCTGATCCCGCGCGGGTCGGAAAAGACCGACTGGGAGGTCGAGCTCGGCGTCGTCATCGGTAAGACAGCCAAATATGTCAGCGAGGCCGACGCGCTCGACTATGTCGCCGGCTACTGCGTCGCCCACGACGTGTCCGAGCGCGCCTTCCAGGCCGAGCGCCAGGGCCAGTGGACCAAGGGCAAGAGCTGCGACACGTTCGGCCCGACCGGCCCGTGGCTGGTGACCAAGGACGAGGTATCAGACCCGCAGAACCTCAAAATGTGGCTGACCGTCAACGGCAAGACCATGCAGGACGGTTCGACCAGGACCATGGTCTACGGTGTCAAATATCTGGTGTCCTATCTCAGCCAGTTCATGTCGCTGCATCCCGGCGACATCATCTCGACAGGCACCCCGCCCGGCGTTGGCCTTGGCATGAAGCCGCCGGTGTTCCTGAAGGCCGGCGACGTGGTGGAACTCGGCATCGAAGGGCTCGGCCAGCAGAAGCAGACGTTCAAGGCTGACGTGTCGGCTTGA
- a CDS encoding SDR family oxidoreductase encodes MADLAGKVVVVTAAAQGIGKASALAFAKAGATVYATDINEVLLAELAKTSGVKTRKLDVLNDETVKSAFAEIGRVDVLFNCAGFVHSGSILEMKDADLDFAFNLNVRAMIRTIRAVLPGMLERGDGSIINMASLASSQKGVPNRFAYGVTKAAVIGLTKAIAADYVGKGIRCNAICPGTVESPSLQDRMHAQGDYDAARAAFIARQPMGRLGTPEEIADLAVYLAGASYTSGQAYNIDGGWSI; translated from the coding sequence ATGGCGGATCTGGCAGGCAAGGTCGTTGTCGTCACGGCAGCGGCGCAAGGCATCGGCAAGGCAAGCGCGCTGGCCTTCGCCAAGGCCGGAGCCACTGTCTACGCCACCGACATCAATGAGGTGCTGCTGGCGGAGCTCGCCAAGACTTCCGGCGTCAAGACCCGCAAGTTGGACGTGCTGAACGACGAGACGGTCAAGTCAGCCTTCGCCGAGATCGGCCGCGTCGACGTGCTGTTCAACTGCGCCGGTTTCGTCCATTCGGGATCGATCCTGGAGATGAAGGACGCCGATCTCGACTTCGCGTTCAATCTCAACGTGCGCGCCATGATCCGCACCATCCGCGCCGTGCTGCCCGGCATGCTGGAACGCGGCGACGGGTCGATCATCAACATGGCCTCGCTGGCGAGCTCGCAGAAGGGTGTGCCGAACCGTTTCGCCTATGGCGTCACCAAGGCCGCGGTGATCGGCCTGACCAAGGCGATTGCCGCCGACTATGTCGGCAAGGGCATACGCTGCAACGCCATCTGCCCCGGCACAGTCGAGAGCCCGTCGCTGCAGGACCGCATGCATGCGCAAGGCGACTATGACGCCGCCCGTGCCGCCTTCATCGCGCGCCAGCCGATGGGCCGTCTCGGCACGCCGGAGGAAATAGCCGATCTCGCGGTTTATCTCGCCGGTGCGAGCTACACATCCGGCCAAGCCTATAATATCGACGGTGGCTGGTCGATCTGA
- a CDS encoding aldehyde dehydrogenase family protein, which produces MNILERYHAMEYGLAPEARNEADAWLAVRDFSKALFIGGDWKAASGGKTFDTSEPSSGKLLAKISDANAADIDAAVAAATKALPKWSASSGYVRAKVLYAIGRAMQRHQRLFAVLESIDNGKPIRESRDIDVPLAVRHFIHHAGWAQALDRDFPGQKGVGVVGQIIPWNFPLLMLAWKIAPALAAGCTVVLKPAEFTPLTAILFAEICERAGVPKGVVNIVQGGPEAGAAIVNHPGIQKIAFTGSSEVGKIIRKATAGSGKKLSLELGGKSAFIVFEDADLDSAVEGLVDGIWFNQGQVCCAGSRLLVQEGIADAFIAKVKTRMSRLRVGSPLDKNTDIGPLVDLTQLDRVKGLIAEGAKQGAVCWQPDAALPSSGYYHLPTLATGVSPANILAQEEVFGPVLATMTFRNTEEAIELANNTRYGLAASVWSENVNLALYVAPQLKAGVVWVNGTNMFDAACGFGGYRESGFGREGGREGMFEYLTAKLPLGPLIKPATASAQPIEQAEGSAIDRTAKLFIGGKQVRPDGNYSLAIATAKGKLAGEVGLGNRKDIRDAVSAARAAKAWPEATAYNRSQVLYYLAENLSGRADEFAARLVQLTGVPAKAAREEVDQSIERLFLYAGLADKFEGRVHQPPARAVTLALHEPVGVLGIVAPDDQPLLGFISLIAPALAMGNTVVAVPSERYPLLATDLYQVIEYSDVPAGAINIVTGRTAELAGVLAKHDDVDGLWLFADADTCAKAEADSTGNLKRVWSGNGRSLDWASEEAAGDALLRRAIEVKNVWVPYGD; this is translated from the coding sequence ATGAACATTCTCGAACGCTATCACGCCATGGAGTACGGCCTGGCGCCGGAAGCCCGCAACGAGGCCGATGCCTGGCTTGCCGTCCGCGATTTCAGCAAGGCCCTGTTCATCGGTGGCGACTGGAAAGCGGCGAGCGGCGGCAAGACCTTCGACACCAGCGAGCCCTCTTCCGGCAAGCTGTTGGCAAAGATTTCCGATGCCAATGCCGCCGATATCGATGCGGCTGTTGCCGCCGCAACGAAGGCGCTGCCAAAATGGTCCGCGTCCTCGGGCTATGTCAGGGCCAAAGTGCTCTATGCCATCGGCCGCGCCATGCAACGGCATCAGCGCCTGTTCGCGGTGCTGGAATCGATCGACAACGGCAAGCCGATCCGTGAAAGCCGCGACATCGACGTGCCCTTGGCGGTCCGCCATTTCATCCATCATGCCGGCTGGGCGCAGGCGCTGGACAGGGATTTCCCCGGCCAAAAGGGCGTCGGTGTCGTCGGCCAGATCATCCCATGGAATTTTCCGCTCCTGATGCTGGCCTGGAAGATCGCGCCCGCACTTGCCGCGGGCTGCACGGTGGTGCTGAAGCCGGCCGAGTTCACGCCGCTGACCGCGATCCTGTTCGCCGAGATTTGCGAACGCGCCGGCGTGCCAAAAGGCGTCGTCAACATCGTCCAAGGTGGACCGGAAGCGGGTGCGGCCATCGTCAACCATCCCGGCATCCAGAAGATCGCCTTTACCGGTTCGTCCGAGGTCGGCAAGATCATCCGCAAGGCCACCGCCGGCTCGGGCAAGAAACTGTCGCTGGAGCTTGGCGGCAAATCGGCCTTCATCGTCTTCGAGGACGCCGATCTCGACAGCGCGGTCGAAGGGCTGGTCGACGGCATCTGGTTCAATCAGGGCCAGGTCTGCTGCGCCGGTTCGCGGCTGCTGGTGCAGGAAGGCATAGCCGATGCTTTCATCGCCAAGGTCAAGACACGGATGAGCCGGCTGCGCGTCGGCAGCCCGCTCGACAAGAACACCGATATCGGCCCGCTGGTCGATCTAACCCAACTCGACCGCGTCAAGGGCCTGATCGCCGAAGGCGCAAAACAGGGCGCCGTCTGCTGGCAACCGGATGCCGCGTTGCCGTCCTCCGGCTACTACCATCTGCCGACGCTCGCGACAGGCGTTTCGCCGGCTAATATTCTTGCACAAGAGGAGGTGTTCGGACCGGTTCTGGCCACGATGACCTTCCGCAACACCGAGGAAGCGATCGAGCTCGCCAACAACACGCGCTACGGGCTGGCCGCCTCGGTGTGGAGCGAGAATGTCAACCTCGCCTTGTACGTCGCGCCGCAGCTGAAGGCCGGTGTCGTCTGGGTCAACGGCACCAACATGTTCGACGCCGCCTGCGGCTTCGGCGGCTATCGCGAAAGCGGCTTCGGCCGCGAGGGCGGGCGCGAGGGCATGTTCGAATATCTCACGGCAAAGCTGCCGCTCGGTCCGCTCATCAAGCCGGCGACGGCGTCGGCGCAGCCGATCGAACAGGCCGAGGGTTCGGCCATCGACCGCACGGCAAAGCTGTTCATCGGCGGCAAGCAGGTGCGGCCGGACGGTAATTACTCGCTGGCGATCGCCACCGCCAAGGGCAAGCTCGCCGGCGAGGTCGGGCTCGGCAATCGCAAGGATATCCGCGACGCCGTTTCAGCCGCTCGCGCTGCCAAGGCATGGCCGGAAGCGACCGCCTACAACCGCTCGCAGGTGCTTTATTACCTGGCCGAGAACCTTTCCGGCCGCGCGGATGAATTCGCTGCCCGGCTTGTCCAACTGACCGGCGTGCCCGCGAAGGCCGCGCGCGAGGAGGTCGACCAGTCGATCGAGCGTCTCTTCCTCTATGCCGGTCTTGCCGACAAGTTCGAGGGCCGCGTGCACCAGCCGCCGGCTCGCGCCGTCACGCTGGCGCTGCATGAGCCGGTCGGGGTGCTGGGCATCGTCGCGCCCGACGATCAGCCGCTGCTCGGCTTCATCTCGCTCATCGCTCCGGCGCTCGCCATGGGCAACACCGTGGTCGCCGTGCCCTCCGAGCGCTATCCGCTGCTGGCCACCGACCTCTATCAGGTGATCGAGTATTCCGATGTTCCCGCCGGTGCCATCAACATCGTCACCGGCCGCACAGCGGAACTTGCCGGCGTGCTGGCCAAGCATGACGATGTCGACGGGCTCTGGCTGTTCGCTGACGCCGACACCTGCGCCAAGGCGGAAGCCGACTCCACCGGCAACCTCAAGCGCGTCTGGAGCGGCAATGGGCGCAGCCTGGACTGGGCCTCGGAAGAGGCCGCCGGCGACGCCCTGCTGCGCCGCGCCATCGAGGTGAAGAATGTCTGGGTGCCCTACGGCGACTGA
- the deoC gene encoding deoxyribose-phosphate aldolase has product MSSTIREADLGGKVTPLPARAAANTAVPLDRIARNPGMKLDLGFMESVRSVNRSALERRVASLTKRRSIKADNQAAWLLRAIACMDLTTLNSNDTEERVRRLCAKAINPLRRDIVEGLGIAGETIRPAAVCVYHPFVATAVDAVRGTGIHVAAVSTAFPHGLAPLSTRLQEIEASVRDGADEIDVVIPRGLVFGAKWRELYNEIVSMRAACGDAHLKVILGTGDLATLRNVMLASMVAMMAGADFIKTSTGKESVNATLPVGLAMVRAIRAYFEETGYLIGFKPAGGISTAKVSLDWLVLMKEELGRPWLEPTLFRFGASSLLTDIERQLEHHLTGHYSANHRHAMA; this is encoded by the coding sequence ATGAGCAGCACAATCCGCGAAGCCGACCTGGGCGGCAAGGTCACGCCGCTGCCCGCGCGTGCCGCCGCGAACACGGCTGTGCCGCTGGACCGCATCGCGCGCAACCCCGGAATGAAGCTCGATCTCGGCTTCATGGAATCGGTGCGCAGCGTCAATCGCTCGGCCTTGGAGCGACGCGTCGCCAGCCTGACCAAGCGGCGTTCGATCAAGGCCGACAACCAGGCGGCCTGGCTGCTGCGGGCGATTGCCTGCATGGATCTGACGACGCTGAACTCCAACGACACCGAGGAGCGCGTGCGCCGGCTCTGCGCCAAGGCGATCAATCCGCTGCGCCGCGACATTGTCGAAGGCCTCGGCATTGCGGGTGAAACCATTCGCCCGGCGGCGGTCTGCGTCTACCATCCCTTTGTCGCCACCGCTGTCGATGCCGTGCGCGGCACCGGCATTCACGTTGCCGCGGTCTCCACCGCTTTCCCGCATGGCCTGGCGCCGCTGTCGACCCGGCTGCAGGAGATCGAGGCTTCGGTGCGCGACGGCGCCGATGAGATCGACGTCGTCATACCGCGCGGCCTGGTGTTCGGCGCGAAGTGGCGCGAGCTCTACAATGAGATCGTCTCGATGCGCGCCGCCTGCGGTGACGCGCATCTGAAGGTCATTCTCGGTACCGGCGACCTCGCCACGCTGCGCAATGTCATGCTGGCCTCGATGGTGGCGATGATGGCGGGCGCCGATTTCATCAAGACCTCGACCGGCAAGGAAAGCGTCAACGCGACACTGCCCGTCGGCCTCGCCATGGTGCGCGCCATCCGGGCCTACTTCGAGGAGACCGGCTACCTCATCGGTTTCAAGCCGGCTGGTGGCATCTCCACCGCCAAGGTGTCGCTCGACTGGCTGGTGCTGATGAAGGAGGAACTTGGCCGGCCGTGGCTGGAGCCGACCCTGTTCCGCTTCGGCGCATCGAGCCTGCTGACCGACATAGAGCGGCAACTCGAGCATCATCTGACCGGGCATTATTCGGCCAATCACCGCCACGCCATGGCGTGA
- a CDS encoding ferredoxin--NADP reductase — MNTTSAFNTAGARPLQFPIPANVYAETVVSVKHYTDRLFSFRITRPQSLRFRSGEFVIIGLPNAEKPVFRAYSVASPAWDEELEFFSIKVPDGPLTSELQKIQVGDTVIMRQKSTGTLVVDALTPAKRLFMISTGTGIAPFASLLRDPDTYEKFDQLILTHTCRDNAELTYGQELVAALDSDPLIGELTTGRVTLYNSTTREESARMGRITALIGSGKFYSDLGIDKLNPETDRIMICGSMHMLKDVKELAESHGFQEGSLSHPSTFVVERAFVG; from the coding sequence ATGAACACCACCTCCGCGTTCAACACCGCCGGCGCACGCCCGCTGCAGTTCCCGATACCGGCCAATGTCTATGCCGAAACGGTCGTCTCGGTGAAGCACTACACCGACCGGCTGTTCTCGTTCCGCATCACCCGCCCGCAGTCGCTGCGCTTCCGCTCCGGCGAGTTCGTGATAATCGGCCTGCCCAATGCCGAAAAGCCGGTGTTCCGCGCCTATTCGGTGGCTAGCCCGGCCTGGGACGAAGAGCTGGAATTCTTTTCCATCAAGGTGCCGGATGGCCCGTTGACCTCGGAACTGCAGAAGATCCAGGTCGGCGACACCGTCATCATGCGCCAGAAATCGACCGGCACGCTGGTGGTCGACGCGCTGACGCCGGCCAAGCGGCTGTTCATGATCTCGACCGGCACCGGCATCGCGCCCTTCGCCAGCCTGCTGCGCGACCCCGACACCTACGAGAAATTCGACCAGCTGATCCTGACCCATACCTGCCGCGACAATGCCGAGCTCACCTACGGCCAGGAGCTGGTGGCGGCGCTCGACAGCGACCCGCTGATCGGCGAGCTGACCACCGGCCGCGTCACGCTCTACAATTCCACGACGCGCGAGGAATCGGCGCGCATGGGCCGCATCACCGCTCTGATCGGTTCGGGCAAGTTCTACTCCGATCTCGGCATCGACAAGCTCAATCCCGAGACCGACCGCATCATGATCTGCGGCTCGATGCATATGCTGAAGGACGTCAAGGAGCTGGCCGAAAGCCACGGCTTCCAGGAAGGCTCGCTCAGCCATCCCTCGACCTTCGTCGTGGAACGCGCCTTCGTCGGCTGA
- a CDS encoding hydantoinase/oxoprolinase family protein has translation MKENFSVQPSDSLGSVVAGIDVGGTFTDLLLIDGRDGGKVHIAKTPTTVDNQAFGVVSALGATGFPVDGIDLIVHGTTTTTNAVLERRLAKTGMITTRGFRDVIELGRRTRPQAYGMTGTFVPIIPRNLRLEVSERVEASGAIRTPLDEAGMREAVKALVAAGCESLVIHFLHSYANPAHERRAAEIAAELWPNGYITTGHALLSEAREFERGVTASVNASVQPILERYVERLRKELADKGYARDFLIMNGNGGMISARFVTRESAKTVMSGPASGVIAAAYTGKRAGFENLVTYDMGGTSTDVALIRNAEPAVSNEIEIEYAMPIHVPMVAVHTVGAGGGSIARVDAAGLIQIGPESAGANPGPICYGRGGLEPTITDANLVLGRLAPKKLLAVDNPVTSERVTDIFAEKIGKATGLSGVEAAGAVLRLGNMKMAGAIRMVSVSRGHDPRDFALFAFGGAGPLHATALARELGLPRVLVPARPGITNALGCVVADLRHDFVNTVNQPVATLDEAQLKAILERHRNEGEELIGKEAVKPETIRVTHSADMQFVGQTHIINVPLPSSSVTRAMLQALFEKAYFARFKVELPEIRANLVNLNTSVTGVRPAIDLSRLIDPAGRAKTLDEARREVRPVWYAGRWHDTPVYAREKLPLEASMEGPVILEQMDATTVLEPGDRARCDADGNIIIDIGEA, from the coding sequence ATGAAAGAGAATTTTTCGGTGCAACCGTCGGATTCCCTGGGCAGCGTCGTCGCCGGCATCGATGTTGGCGGAACGTTCACCGACCTGCTTCTGATCGACGGCAGGGACGGCGGCAAGGTCCATATCGCCAAGACGCCCACCACGGTCGACAATCAGGCTTTCGGCGTAGTTTCGGCGCTCGGCGCCACCGGCTTCCCGGTCGACGGCATCGACCTCATCGTGCATGGCACGACCACCACCACCAACGCGGTGCTGGAGCGCCGGCTGGCCAAGACCGGCATGATCACGACGCGCGGCTTTCGTGACGTCATTGAACTGGGCCGGCGCACGCGGCCTCAAGCCTATGGCATGACCGGCACATTTGTGCCGATCATCCCGCGCAATCTCAGGCTCGAAGTCTCCGAGCGCGTCGAAGCCTCCGGTGCCATACGCACCCCGCTCGACGAGGCCGGGATGCGCGAAGCGGTGAAGGCGCTGGTCGCCGCCGGCTGCGAATCCCTGGTCATCCATTTCTTGCACTCCTACGCCAACCCCGCCCATGAGCGGCGTGCCGCCGAAATCGCCGCCGAGCTTTGGCCGAACGGCTACATCACCACGGGCCACGCGCTGCTGTCGGAAGCACGCGAATTCGAGCGTGGTGTGACCGCCTCGGTCAACGCTTCGGTGCAGCCGATCCTCGAGCGCTATGTCGAGCGCCTGCGCAAGGAATTGGCCGATAAGGGCTATGCCCGCGACTTCCTGATCATGAACGGCAATGGCGGCATGATCTCGGCCCGCTTCGTCACACGTGAATCGGCCAAGACCGTCATGTCGGGCCCCGCCTCCGGCGTCATCGCCGCCGCCTATACGGGCAAGCGCGCCGGCTTCGAAAACCTCGTCACCTACGACATGGGCGGCACCTCGACCGATGTGGCGCTGATCCGCAACGCCGAGCCGGCGGTGTCGAACGAGATCGAGATCGAATATGCCATGCCCATCCACGTGCCGATGGTGGCCGTGCACACGGTCGGCGCCGGTGGCGGTTCGATCGCCCGAGTCGACGCGGCCGGGCTGATCCAGATCGGCCCGGAAAGCGCCGGCGCCAATCCCGGCCCGATCTGCTATGGGCGCGGCGGCCTGGAGCCGACCATCACCGACGCCAATCTGGTGCTCGGCCGGCTGGCGCCGAAGAAGCTGCTTGCCGTTGACAATCCGGTCACATCAGAGCGCGTTACGGATATCTTCGCCGAAAAGATCGGCAAGGCGACCGGCCTGTCCGGCGTCGAGGCGGCGGGGGCGGTGCTTAGGCTCGGCAACATGAAGATGGCGGGCGCCATTCGCATGGTCTCGGTGTCGCGCGGCCATGACCCGCGCGATTTCGCACTGTTCGCCTTCGGCGGCGCCGGGCCGCTGCATGCGACAGCCCTGGCGCGCGAACTCGGCCTGCCCCGGGTATTGGTGCCCGCGCGGCCGGGCATCACCAACGCGCTCGGCTGCGTCGTCGCCGATCTGCGCCACGACTTCGTCAACACCGTCAACCAGCCGGTCGCCACGCTCGACGAAGCCCAGCTTAAAGCTATCTTGGAACGGCACCGAAACGAAGGCGAGGAGCTGATCGGCAAGGAAGCGGTGAAGCCGGAAACGATCCGCGTCACCCATTCCGCCGACATGCAGTTCGTCGGCCAGACCCACATCATCAATGTGCCTTTGCCGTCTTCATCGGTGACCCGCGCGATGCTGCAAGCCCTGTTCGAAAAAGCCTATTTCGCCCGCTTCAAGGTCGAACTGCCGGAGATCCGCGCCAACCTCGTCAACCTCAACACCTCGGTCACCGGCGTGCGCCCGGCGATCGATCTGTCGCGGTTGATCGACCCGGCCGGGCGGGCAAAAACACTCGACGAGGCGCGGCGCGAGGTCAGGCCTGTCTGGTATGCCGGCCGCTGGCACGACACGCCGGTCTATGCGCGCGAAAAACTGCCGCTCGAGGCTAGCATGGAAGGTCCGGTGATCCTCGAACAAATGGACGCCACCACGGTGCTCGAGCCCGGCGACCGCGCACGCTGCGACGCTGACGGCAACATCATCATCGACATCGGCGAGGCCTGA
- a CDS encoding hydantoinase B/oxoprolinase family protein → MSALKGAKLDAITLSVLQAALQQVCDEMDLTFSRAAFSPVIAEANDRSDGIYSAVDGSLIAQGSQGLPVFVGVMQYSTRTVIEMIADGRCLAPEPGDIYIVNDPYLGGTHLMDVRFVMPVYRGEQIFCWLSNTGHWPDIGGSVPGGFSASATAVEQEGLRLPPVKLFKKGVLDPEIYAIICSNIRVADQRIGDIRAQAAALLIGQDRLNGILDRYGDETVVEAIAELRRRAAEQMRANIAAIPDGTYTSEAFVDSDGVVNEPLTIALAVEKKGDMLTFDFAGSSKPCAGPMNSVLATTLSSVYLAMRHIFPDVPISAGAFEPLIVKRPEGTFLDAKYPRPVSGCAAEVSQRIAEAVFAAMVQALPDKVTAAPAGSSGNFALGGNDPARGRDYVMYQISGGGYGGNSGHDGLTNGCSTIGISKSPPVEIMEQAFPVLYRHYALREGSGGAGKHRGGFGLAYEVEILRGEARASFVMDHGRFGPQGALGGKDGEPNSVTVFRNGQEHVPPHLSKEQDIALKAGDRVRVGTPGGGGYGDPRQRDAEQVLKDVTLGYYTPRQAAEKFGVVISADGLAVDRSATDRMRDS, encoded by the coding sequence ATGTCAGCTTTAAAAGGGGCAAAGCTCGACGCGATCACGCTTTCGGTCCTCCAGGCAGCGCTGCAGCAGGTCTGCGATGAGATGGACCTGACTTTTTCCCGCGCCGCCTTCTCGCCTGTCATCGCCGAGGCCAACGACCGCTCCGACGGCATCTATTCCGCCGTCGACGGCTCGCTGATCGCGCAGGGCAGCCAGGGCCTGCCGGTCTTCGTCGGCGTCATGCAGTATTCGACCAGGACGGTGATCGAGATGATCGCCGATGGCCGCTGCCTGGCACCGGAGCCGGGCGACATCTACATCGTCAACGACCCCTATCTCGGCGGCACGCATCTGATGGACGTGCGCTTCGTCATGCCGGTCTACCGGGGCGAACAAATCTTCTGCTGGCTGTCGAACACCGGGCATTGGCCTGATATTGGCGGCTCGGTGCCCGGCGGCTTCTCGGCTTCGGCGACAGCGGTCGAACAGGAAGGCCTGCGGCTGCCACCGGTAAAACTGTTCAAGAAGGGCGTGCTCGATCCGGAGATCTACGCCATCATCTGCTCCAACATCCGTGTCGCCGACCAGCGCATTGGCGATATCAGGGCGCAGGCCGCAGCACTGCTGATCGGCCAGGACAGGCTCAATGGCATCCTCGATCGTTACGGTGACGAAACCGTTGTCGAGGCGATCGCCGAGTTGCGCCGCCGCGCCGCCGAGCAGATGCGCGCCAACATAGCGGCCATCCCGGATGGCACCTACACTTCGGAAGCCTTTGTCGATTCCGACGGGGTCGTCAACGAGCCGCTGACCATCGCGCTCGCCGTCGAGAAAAAGGGCGACATGCTGACCTTCGATTTCGCGGGCTCGTCGAAGCCCTGCGCCGGACCGATGAACAGCGTGCTGGCGACGACCTTGTCCTCGGTCTATCTCGCCATGCGCCATATCTTCCCGGATGTGCCGATCAGCGCCGGCGCTTTCGAGCCGCTCATCGTCAAACGGCCTGAAGGCACGTTCCTCGACGCGAAATATCCCCGGCCCGTTTCGGGCTGCGCGGCGGAAGTCTCGCAGCGCATCGCCGAGGCAGTGTTCGCCGCCATGGTGCAGGCGCTCCCGGACAAGGTGACGGCCGCGCCGGCCGGCTCCAGCGGCAATTTCGCGCTCGGCGGCAACGACCCGGCGCGCGGCCGTGACTATGTCATGTACCAGATTTCAGGCGGCGGTTATGGCGGCAATTCCGGTCATGACGGGCTGACCAATGGCTGCTCGACCATCGGCATCTCGAAATCGCCGCCGGTCGAGATCATGGAGCAGGCCTTTCCCGTGCTCTATCGCCACTACGCCTTGCGCGAAGGCTCGGGCGGCGCCGGCAAGCATCGCGGCGGCTTCGGCCTCGCTTATGAGGTCGAGATTCTGCGCGGCGAAGCGCGTGCTTCCTTCGTCATGGACCATGGCCGCTTCGGCCCGCAGGGCGCCCTTGGCGGCAAGGATGGCGAGCCCAACAGCGTCACCGTGTTCCGCAATGGCCAGGAACATGTGCCCCCGCATCTGTCGAAGGAACAGGATATCGCGCTGAAGGCGGGCGACCGCGTGCGTGTCGGCACGCCGGGCGGCGGCGGCTATGGCGATCCGCGTCAGCGCGATGCGGAGCAGGTGCTGAAAGACGTCACGCTCGGCTACTACACGCCTCGGCAAGCGGCCGAGAAATTCGGCGTCGTAATTTCAGCGGACGGGCTCGCCGTAGACCGATCGGCGACGGATAGAATGCGGGACAGCTGA
- a CDS encoding aminomethyltransferase family protein, which yields MAERRSPFYSSIVGLGATMGRVGGDFISAKYYSGIADEHLNTRANVGVQDLSTMGKMDIRGPDAEALVNHVIVNDAAAMKPGNVRYSTVCREDGGIMDDLTVFRLGPEHFMLVTGSVNRLKMLPWLQHHAQERRVYVTDITAAIAFPTIQGPRSRELLKALVSDADLDGLKRWAFTSGRVGKTKVLISRTGVTGELGFELFVPADEAVSVWDALMKAGRDFGLKPYGVLAMFTLGLEKAYPAHGIDMDETRTPFHVGLDRWIKFDKGDFIGREALLKIRDKGLDERWTGLVIDGDKPAATNARVLADGDDAGMVTYSDHGYSLGKVLATAHLRLPFTSVGTELSIGIDGNPTRAVVAPMPFFDPEGTRLRA from the coding sequence TTGGCCGAGCGGCGATCCCCTTTCTACAGCAGCATCGTCGGGCTGGGCGCGACCATGGGCCGTGTCGGCGGCGATTTCATCTCGGCCAAATATTATTCCGGCATTGCCGATGAGCATCTGAACACCCGCGCCAATGTCGGCGTTCAGGATCTCAGCACCATGGGCAAGATGGACATCAGGGGTCCGGATGCCGAGGCGCTGGTCAACCATGTCATCGTCAACGATGCCGCGGCGATGAAGCCGGGCAATGTGCGTTACTCCACGGTCTGCCGCGAGGATGGCGGCATCATGGATGACCTCACCGTCTTCCGGTTGGGGCCGGAGCATTTCATGCTGGTGACCGGCTCGGTCAACCGACTGAAGATGCTGCCTTGGCTCCAGCATCATGCGCAGGAACGCAGGGTCTATGTCACCGACATCACCGCGGCGATTGCCTTTCCGACCATCCAGGGTCCGCGCTCGCGCGAACTCCTGAAGGCGCTGGTTTCGGATGCCGATTTGGACGGGCTGAAGCGCTGGGCGTTCACCTCCGGGCGCGTAGGCAAGACCAAGGTGCTGATCTCGCGCACCGGCGTGACCGGTGAACTCGGCTTCGAACTGTTCGTGCCGGCCGACGAGGCGGTCTCGGTCTGGGATGCTCTTATGAAGGCCGGCCGGGACTTTGGCCTCAAACCCTATGGCGTGCTGGCAATGTTCACACTCGGTTTGGAAAAGGCCTATCCGGCGCACGGCATCGACATGGATGAGACCCGCACGCCGTTCCATGTCGGCCTCGACCGCTGGATAAAATTCGACAAGGGCGATTTCATCGGCCGAGAAGCGCTGCTCAAGATCCGCGACAAGGGCCTCGACGAACGCTGGACCGGGCTGGTCATCGACGGCGACAAGCCCGCCGCGACGAACGCCCGAGTGCTGGCCGATGGCGACGACGCCGGAATGGTCACCTACAGCGACCACGGCTATTCGCTGGGCAAGGTGCTGGCGACCGCGCATCTGCGGTTGCCCTTCACTTCTGTCGGCACCGAACTCAGCATCGGCATCGACGGTAACCCGACCCGTGCGGTGGTGGCGCCGATGCCGTTCTTCGATCCGGAGGGGACAAGGCTGCGGGCTTAG